Proteins encoded in a region of the Scatophagus argus isolate fScaArg1 chromosome 1, fScaArg1.pri, whole genome shotgun sequence genome:
- the slc39a1 gene encoding zinc transporter ZIP1, producing MEYLLQVKIGALIGLLLLTLLFGFIPARVKWFRDTNGTEQHRTALSLISCFAGGVFLAACLLDIIPDYLSDISAELDVRKVETSFPFPEFIMAAGFFMVLILERIVLNCQEIRGTQQETTPLIQDNRNGHGHGHGHATSPDLESSGQHVHVDLQAHSPFRSFILFLSLSLHSIFEGLAIGLQSTDSKVLEICIAILVHKSIIVFSLSVKLVQSAVRPLWMAAYIVVFALMSPIGIAIGIGVMEAQLASGALIQAILEGLAAGTFVYITFLEILPHELNSPGKQLVKVIFILLGFSVMAGLTFVG from the exons ATGGAATATCTGCTCCAGGTGAAAATAGGCGCTCTGATcggtttgttgttgttaactCTTCTTTTTGGATTCATTCCTGCGCGGGTCAAATGGTTCAGAGACACGAACGGGACAG AACAGCACCGCACAGCTCTGAGTCTGATCAGCTGTTTTGCCGGAGGGGTTTTCCTGGCAGCATGTCTGCTCGACATCATTCCAGATTATCTGTCAGATATCAGCGCTGAGCTGGATGTTCGGAAGGTGGAG ACCAGTTTCCCCTTTCCAGAGTTCATCATGGCTGCCGGCTTCTTCATGGTCCTCATTCTGGAGAGGATTGTCCTGAACTGTCAAGAGATTAGAGGGACTCAACAGGAGACGACGCCCCTCATACAGGACAACAGAAATGGGCACGGCCACGGCCATGGCCACGCCACGAGCCCTGATCTGGAGAGCAGCGGTCAGCATGTCCATGTTGATCTTCAGGCTCACTCCCCCTTTCGttccttcatcctcttcctctccctctcgctcCACTCGATTTTTGAAGGTCTTGCTATCGGCCTGCAGAGCACCGActcaaag GTGTTAGAGATCTGCATCGCTATACTTGTCCACAAGAGCATCAtagttttcagtctgtctgtgaagCTGGTCCAGAGTGCAGTTCGCCCATTATGGATGGCTGCTTACATCGTGGTGTTCGCCTTGATGTCACCCATAGGCATCGCCATCGGCATCGGCGTGATGGAGGCTCAGCTGGCGTCCGGAGCTCTAATCCAGGCCATCCTGGAGGGTCTCGCCGCAGGGACGTTTGTTTACATCACCTTCCTCGAGATCCTCCCGCATGAGCTCAACTCCCCCGGGAAGCAGCTGGTCAAGGTGATCTTCATCCTGCTGGGCTTCAGCGTCATGGCAGGTCTGACATTTGTGGGCTGA
- the tmem208 gene encoding transmembrane protein 208, with product MAPKGKVGTKGKKQIYEENEATLKFYTRVILGANAIYAAVNLLIFYSSSTFWTWLLLMFAVAVYVGSYRSMSAMAKPVFAEDGSLLDGGIDLNMEQGMAEHLKDVILLTAIVQVLSTISSYFWYLWLLAPARALHLLWVNFLGPWFMAESPSAPEEVNEKKQRRQERRQMKRF from the exons ATGGCG CCCAAAGGGAAAGTTGGCACAAAGGGAAAGAAGCAGATTTACGAGGAGAACGAGGCAACGCTGAAGTTCTACACAAGAGTCATCCTAGGAGCTAAT GCAATATATGCTGCCGTAAATCTGTTGATTTTCTATAGTTCGTCTACGTTTTGGACATGG CTGCTGCTCATGTTTGCAGTAGCTGTGTATGTCGGGAGCTACCGCTCCATGTCTGCCATGGCCAAGCCAGTGTTTGCTGAGGATGGAAGTCTCCTGGATGGAGGAATAGACTTGAACATGGAGCAGGGAATGGCAGA GCACTTGAAGGATGTCATCCTGCTCACAGCCATAGTACAAGTGCTCAGCACCATCTCCTCTTACTTCTGGTATCTCTGGCTGCTG GCCCCGGCCCGGGCCCTGCACCTGCTGTGGGTAAACTTTCTGGGGCCCTGGTTTATGGCAGAAAGCCCGTCGGCACCAGAGGAAGTGAatgagaagaagcagagaagacaagagcgcagacagatgaagagattCTGA